The Sphingosinithalassobacter sp. CS137 genome includes a region encoding these proteins:
- the grxC gene encoding glutaredoxin 3 has product MAKVEIYTKAFCPYCYRAKHLLDGKGAAYQEYDITLGGEKRKEMIQRANGRTTVPQVFIDDRHIGGSDDLAALDRGGGLDPLLGR; this is encoded by the coding sequence ATGGCGAAAGTTGAAATCTACACCAAGGCATTCTGCCCCTATTGCTATCGTGCGAAGCACCTGCTCGACGGCAAGGGCGCGGCCTATCAGGAATATGACATCACGCTGGGCGGCGAGAAGCGCAAGGAGATGATCCAGCGCGCCAACGGCCGGACCACCGTGCCGCAGGTCTTCATCGACGATCGCCACATCGGCGGATCGGACGACCTTGCCGCGCTGGATCGCGGGGGCGGACTGGATCCCCTCCTCGGCCGATGA
- a CDS encoding tyrosine-type recombinase/integrase, producing the protein MMAAEAGAAANTIAAYGSDLRLASEFLSGRLGEADEADLERLGTQWQPLARATAARKSAALRRFYAFLADEQLRADDPGAALPRPAAARPLPKILSTLEVDRLFAAIAERIARVPPDPRDLRLSALVELLYGSGLRASELVGLPRNAVAPDRPYLILKGKGGRERLVPISDRARAAVAAWRTHVDADRPWLFPSGKGHLSRVRLYQILRGLAAEAGIAPERVSPHVLRHAFATHLLEGGADLRALQAMLGHADIATTEIYTHVDSRRLVELVNTRHPLADVPR; encoded by the coding sequence ATGATGGCCGCCGAAGCAGGCGCGGCGGCAAATACCATCGCGGCCTATGGCAGTGATCTGCGGCTCGCGTCCGAGTTTCTGAGCGGGCGGCTCGGCGAAGCCGACGAAGCGGATCTTGAACGGCTCGGTACGCAGTGGCAGCCGCTGGCGCGCGCGACGGCGGCGCGTAAGTCCGCCGCGCTCCGGCGCTTCTATGCCTTTCTGGCCGATGAGCAGCTGCGCGCGGACGATCCCGGCGCCGCGCTGCCGCGCCCGGCAGCGGCGCGCCCATTGCCGAAGATCCTGTCAACGCTCGAAGTCGACCGCCTGTTCGCTGCGATCGCGGAGCGGATCGCGCGCGTTCCGCCCGATCCGCGCGACCTGCGCCTCTCCGCACTCGTCGAGCTGCTCTACGGGTCTGGGCTGCGGGCGAGCGAACTGGTCGGACTGCCGCGCAATGCGGTCGCGCCCGATCGGCCATATCTCATTCTGAAGGGCAAGGGCGGCAGGGAGCGGCTGGTGCCGATCTCCGATCGGGCGCGGGCGGCCGTGGCTGCGTGGCGGACGCATGTGGATGCGGACCGGCCATGGCTGTTTCCCTCGGGCAAAGGGCATTTGTCGCGCGTGCGCCTGTACCAGATCCTGCGCGGGCTGGCTGCCGAGGCGGGAATCGCGCCCGAGCGCGTAAGTCCGCACGTGCTGCGGCACGCTTTCGCGACTCACCTGCTCGAAGGTGGGGCGGATCTGCGCGCGCTGCAGGCGATGCTGGGCCATGCTGACATCGCCACCACCGAAATTTACACCCATGTCGACAGCCGCCGGCTGGTCGAGCTGGTGAACACCCGGCATCCCCTTGCGGACGTGCCGCGTTGA
- a CDS encoding Flp family type IVb pilin, giving the protein MQKIRAFLKNNKGATAIEYGLIAALIAVAAIAAMQGLGNQLNKTFGNVTSNMKAS; this is encoded by the coding sequence ATGCAGAAGATTCGTGCTTTCCTGAAGAACAACAAGGGCGCCACCGCAATCGAGTACGGCCTGATCGCCGCGCTGATCGCCGTCGCCGCCATCGCCGCGATGCAGGGTCTGGGCAATCAGCTCAACAAGACCTTCGGCAACGTGACGTCGAACATGAAGGCGTCGTAA
- a CDS encoding DUF1178 family protein: protein MIVFDLKCGQGHVFEAWFGSSRAFEEQRAGGLVQCPMCGDPAIEKAVMAPNVAAKGNRKADAPAARLDSTPAAEALPSPDAIKAALQVLAQAQAKALETSQWVGKSFAKRARAMHAGEEAEAPIHGQATLEQAKQLIDDGVPVAPLPFPVVPPQARN, encoded by the coding sequence GTGATCGTCTTCGACTTGAAGTGCGGCCAGGGCCATGTGTTCGAAGCCTGGTTCGGCTCGAGCCGCGCCTTCGAGGAACAGCGAGCGGGCGGGCTCGTGCAATGCCCGATGTGCGGCGATCCTGCGATCGAGAAAGCGGTGATGGCACCGAACGTGGCGGCGAAAGGAAATCGCAAGGCCGATGCTCCTGCCGCGCGTCTCGACTCGACCCCCGCCGCCGAGGCACTTCCGTCTCCCGATGCAATCAAGGCGGCGCTGCAGGTGTTGGCGCAGGCGCAGGCCAAGGCGCTCGAGACATCGCAGTGGGTGGGCAAGAGCTTCGCAAAGCGTGCGCGCGCGATGCACGCCGGCGAAGAGGCCGAGGCCCCGATCCACGGCCAGGCGACGCTCGAACAGGCGAAGCAGCTGATCGACGACGGTGTTCCCGTCGCGCCGCTCCCCTTTCCGGTGGTCCCTCCCCAAGCGCGCAATTGA
- a CDS encoding M1 family metallopeptidase, whose amino-acid sequence MRFLFPALAATLLVAPAAAQEGVSPAPILTTPDARDVWTYARPEVARVTHVDLDLTADFQRKVMRGTATLDVLAAPGAEEIVLDTDELDIESVTAEDGRPLAWRLGADDPQLGAPLTVTLDDAERITVRYSSKPGASALQWLSPELTAGKQQPYLFSQGQPINNRSWIPTQDSPGIRQTWDATVTVPDDLVAVMSAEMLTPEGVAAGEGRESYRFRMTRPVPPYLIALAVGDLAFRELGPRSGVWTEPTMLDAAAYEFGDVEAMIDAAEALYGPYRWGRYDMLLLPPSFPYGGMENPMLTFLTPTLLTGDRSNTDVVAHELAHSWSGNLVTNATWSDSWLNEGFTTYFENRIMEALYGPERAAMYSDLDWDGLERDIEAAGGADAPTTRLHGEPGATFGQLDYFKGSVFLRTIENIVGRERFDAYLRGYFDRHAFQPQTTAGFLADIRAHLIEGDAELERRLQLDRWAYQPGLPENAVHVESATLAAVDADLEAFRSGAPVSRIDTQGWSTQEWLRFLNGLPRELPAERLTELDSTLDLSRSSNAYVRSAWLELSIANRYEPALPSLRDFTGRVGRGLLIRPLYAGLMEQGDWGKAIAQDLFANARATYHPNTAAQIERIITAPAQ is encoded by the coding sequence ATGCGCTTTCTGTTCCCTGCCCTCGCCGCCACGCTGCTCGTCGCCCCCGCCGCGGCGCAGGAGGGCGTATCCCCCGCCCCCATCCTCACCACGCCCGATGCGCGCGATGTTTGGACCTATGCCCGGCCCGAAGTGGCGCGCGTGACTCACGTCGATCTCGACCTCACGGCGGACTTCCAACGCAAGGTGATGCGCGGCACCGCCACGCTCGACGTCCTGGCAGCGCCCGGTGCGGAGGAGATCGTGCTCGACACCGACGAGCTCGATATCGAAAGCGTCACCGCCGAAGACGGCCGCCCGCTCGCTTGGCGCCTCGGCGCGGACGATCCGCAGCTCGGCGCCCCGCTGACGGTGACGCTCGACGACGCCGAGCGGATAACCGTTCGCTATTCCTCCAAGCCAGGCGCAAGCGCACTGCAGTGGCTGTCGCCCGAACTGACGGCGGGAAAGCAGCAGCCCTATCTGTTCAGCCAGGGCCAGCCGATCAACAATCGTAGCTGGATTCCCACCCAGGACAGCCCCGGCATCCGCCAGACCTGGGATGCGACAGTCACCGTGCCCGACGACCTCGTCGCCGTCATGAGCGCCGAGATGCTGACGCCCGAAGGCGTTGCGGCTGGTGAAGGGCGCGAAAGCTATCGCTTCCGCATGACCCGGCCGGTGCCGCCCTATTTGATCGCGTTGGCAGTCGGCGATCTGGCGTTCCGCGAACTCGGACCGCGCTCGGGTGTGTGGACCGAACCGACGATGCTTGATGCCGCCGCCTATGAATTCGGCGACGTGGAGGCAATGATCGATGCCGCCGAAGCGCTGTACGGGCCCTATCGCTGGGGCCGCTATGACATGCTGCTGCTGCCGCCTTCCTTCCCCTATGGCGGGATGGAAAATCCGATGCTCACTTTCCTGACGCCGACGCTGCTCACCGGCGATCGTTCGAACACCGACGTCGTCGCGCACGAACTAGCGCACAGCTGGTCGGGCAATCTCGTCACCAACGCCACCTGGTCGGACAGCTGGCTCAACGAAGGCTTCACCACCTATTTCGAGAACCGTATCATGGAGGCGCTCTATGGGCCCGAGCGCGCCGCCATGTATTCGGATCTCGACTGGGACGGCCTCGAGCGCGACATCGAAGCCGCCGGCGGCGCCGATGCACCGACGACGCGGCTCCACGGGGAGCCGGGCGCGACCTTCGGCCAGCTCGACTATTTCAAGGGATCGGTGTTCCTGCGAACGATCGAGAACATCGTCGGGCGCGAGCGGTTCGACGCATATCTACGGGGCTATTTCGATCGCCACGCCTTCCAGCCGCAGACGACCGCCGGCTTCCTGGCCGACATCCGCGCGCATCTGATCGAGGGCGACGCCGAACTGGAGCGCCGCCTCCAGCTCGACCGCTGGGCCTATCAGCCCGGCCTGCCCGAAAACGCCGTCCATGTGGAATCGGCCACCCTCGCGGCGGTGGACGCCGATCTCGAAGCGTTTCGCTCGGGCGCGCCCGTATCGCGGATCGACACCCAGGGGTGGAGCACGCAGGAGTGGCTGCGTTTCCTCAACGGCCTCCCCCGCGAGCTGCCTGCGGAGCGCCTCACAGAACTCGATTCGACGCTCGATCTCTCGCGCTCCAGCAACGCCTATGTCCGCTCGGCCTGGCTCGAACTCTCCATCGCCAACCGCTATGAGCCCGCACTGCCGTCGCTGCGCGACTTCACCGGCCGGGTCGGCCGCGGGCTGCTGATCCGCCCGCTCTACGCCGGGCTGATGGAGCAGGGCGACTGGGGCAAGGCGATCGCGCAGGATCTGTTCGCGAACGCCCGCGCCACCTATCATCCGAACACCGCAGCGCAGATCGAGCGGATCATCACCGCACCGGCGCAATAG
- a CDS encoding (deoxy)nucleoside triphosphate pyrophosphohydrolase, whose amino-acid sequence MLFVVAAALVDADGRVLVQQRPPGKPMAGLWEFPGGKVEHGEAPEAALARELTEELGIGVETACLAPATFASEPLGERHLLLLLYALRKWSGVPEARHASALRWLRPVELHRLEMPPADKPLIGLLEALV is encoded by the coding sequence ATGCTCTTTGTCGTGGCGGCCGCGCTGGTGGATGCGGACGGCCGGGTGCTGGTTCAGCAGCGTCCGCCGGGCAAGCCGATGGCGGGACTTTGGGAATTTCCCGGCGGCAAGGTGGAGCACGGCGAAGCGCCCGAGGCTGCCCTTGCGCGCGAACTGACGGAGGAACTGGGGATCGGAGTAGAAACCGCATGCCTGGCGCCCGCCACCTTCGCGAGCGAACCGCTCGGCGAGCGGCACCTGCTGTTGCTGCTTTATGCCTTGCGTAAATGGAGCGGAGTGCCCGAGGCGCGACACGCAAGCGCGCTGCGGTGGCTGCGGCCGGTCGAACTGCATCGGCTGGAGATGCCGCCCGCGGACAAGCCGCTGATCGGGCTGCTCGAGGCGCTGGTCTAG
- a CDS encoding shikimate kinase — protein MLQTRPADPLWKDRPIVLVGLMGVGKTTVGRRLAQRLRLPFVDADHEIEAAAGMSVSDIFERFGEAHFRDGERRVIARLIDGSPKVIATGGGAFLNEKTRALILDQTLAIWLDAEPKVLAERVRRRDTRPLLRGRDPLAVLEELARVRNPYYALAPVRVESIAAPHDATVNAILKVIGK, from the coding sequence ATGTTACAAACCCGCCCCGCCGATCCGCTCTGGAAGGACCGGCCCATCGTCCTCGTCGGATTGATGGGAGTGGGCAAGACAACGGTCGGGCGGCGCCTGGCGCAGCGGCTGCGGCTACCCTTCGTCGATGCGGATCACGAGATCGAGGCGGCGGCGGGCATGTCGGTCTCCGATATCTTCGAACGCTTCGGCGAGGCGCACTTTCGGGACGGCGAACGCCGCGTGATCGCGCGCCTGATCGACGGCTCGCCCAAAGTGATCGCAACCGGGGGCGGCGCCTTTCTGAACGAGAAGACCCGCGCGCTGATCCTGGATCAGACACTGGCGATCTGGCTCGACGCCGAGCCGAAGGTCCTGGCTGAACGCGTGCGGCGACGGGATACGCGCCCGCTGCTGCGCGGCCGCGATCCGTTGGCGGTGCTCGAGGAACTGGCGCGCGTGCGCAATCCCTATTACGCGCTGGCTCCGGTGCGGGTCGAAAGCATCGCCGCGCCGCACGATGCCACCGTCAACGCCATCCTGAAAGTCATCGGCAAATGA
- a CDS encoding methyltransferase domain-containing protein — protein sequence MSDSEIFDRARRRRRRDRAAPAYSAYDFVRAHMLEGISERLADVKRTFGDVLELGSFGGAFELPGARIARLDAGYRFARAAGGVQADEDRLPFADASFDLIVSAGVLDSVNDVPGALALARRALRPDGLFLGAFLGAGTLATLRTVMLEAETERPAARFHPQIDVRAAGDLLARAGFALPVADAETLTVRYRSVFDLLRDLRGMAGGNLLSETAPLTRGTLARAADAFGARADADGRTAERFEIVYATGWAPDPSQPRPARRGSATASLADALRAGEKKR from the coding sequence GTGAGCGACTCCGAAATCTTCGATCGCGCCCGCCGCCGCCGCCGTCGCGACCGGGCGGCACCCGCCTATTCCGCTTATGACTTCGTCCGCGCACATATGCTGGAAGGCATTTCGGAGCGGCTTGCCGATGTGAAGCGCACGTTCGGCGACGTACTGGAGCTAGGCAGCTTCGGCGGCGCTTTCGAACTGCCCGGCGCCCGCATCGCCCGCCTCGACGCGGGGTACCGATTCGCAAGGGCCGCCGGTGGCGTGCAGGCGGACGAGGATCGGCTACCCTTCGCCGACGCCAGCTTCGACCTGATCGTCTCCGCCGGCGTGCTCGACAGCGTCAATGACGTGCCCGGCGCGCTGGCACTGGCGCGGCGCGCGCTGCGCCCCGACGGCTTGTTCCTCGGCGCCTTCCTTGGGGCAGGCACGCTGGCGACGCTGCGCACCGTGATGCTCGAGGCCGAGACCGAACGGCCTGCCGCGCGCTTCCATCCGCAAATCGACGTCCGTGCGGCCGGCGATCTGCTGGCGCGCGCCGGATTCGCACTGCCGGTCGCGGATGCGGAGACGCTGACGGTACGCTACCGCAGCGTTTTCGACCTGCTGCGCGACCTGCGCGGCATGGCGGGCGGCAATCTGCTCTCAGAAACCGCCCCGCTCACACGCGGCACGCTCGCCCGCGCTGCCGATGCCTTCGGGGCGCGCGCGGATGCGGACGGCCGCACTGCCGAGCGGTTCGAAATCGTCTATGCCACCGGCTGGGCACCCGATCCCTCGCAGCCCAGGCCGGCACGCCGCGGCAGCGCGACAGCGAGTTTGGCCGACGCGCTCCGCGCAGGCGAGAAGAAGCGCTGA
- a CDS encoding double zinc ribbon domain-containing protein, translating into MQRCVPGDKARVASLASLRRIADLALPPRCPGCGTITPEDHRFCASCWSSLRFLGPPWCAGCHLPFEFERGPDALCGACLASAPPHDGVRAAVAYGDVARTVALKLKYGGRMACAETMATAMLRLMPADAELLVPVPLHRWRLWSRGYNQSGLIAAALARRSGVPATQNLLRRAKATPVLRGLSPRQRATAVAGAFALAPGARQQLAGRTVVLIDDVHTSGATGNACARILKRGGATRVILLCWARVLETEAAD; encoded by the coding sequence GTGCAGCGTTGCGTCCCCGGCGACAAGGCGCGTGTGGCCAGCCTCGCTTCCCTCCGACGGATCGCCGATCTCGCTCTGCCCCCGCGTTGCCCCGGCTGTGGGACGATCACTCCGGAGGATCATCGCTTCTGCGCGTCGTGCTGGAGCTCCCTTCGCTTTCTGGGTCCTCCCTGGTGCGCGGGCTGCCATCTGCCGTTCGAATTCGAGCGCGGACCGGATGCGCTGTGCGGAGCGTGCCTCGCATCGGCCCCGCCACACGACGGTGTGCGCGCCGCCGTCGCCTACGGCGACGTCGCGCGAACGGTGGCGCTGAAGCTGAAATATGGCGGGCGCATGGCATGCGCCGAAACGATGGCGACGGCGATGCTGCGGCTCATGCCGGCCGACGCCGAACTGCTGGTCCCGGTGCCGCTTCACCGCTGGCGGCTTTGGTCGCGCGGCTACAACCAGTCAGGGCTGATCGCCGCGGCGCTGGCGCGGCGCAGCGGAGTGCCGGCGACGCAGAACCTGCTGCGCCGCGCGAAGGCGACACCCGTGCTTCGCGGCCTTTCGCCGCGCCAGCGCGCCACGGCAGTCGCAGGCGCCTTCGCGCTTGCCCCCGGCGCCCGCCAGCAGCTGGCCGGCCGCACCGTCGTGTTGATCGACGACGTGCACACGAGCGGCGCCACCGGCAACGCGTGCGCCCGCATTCTCAAACGCGGCGGGGCGACGCGAGTGATCCTTCTGTGCTGGGCGCGCGTTCTCGAAACCGAAGCGGCCGATTGA
- a CDS encoding acetyl-CoA carboxylase carboxyltransferase subunit alpha, translating to MATFLDFEKPIAELQSRINELRETAAGGEVDIAAEIARLQAKSDKFLKDAYSKLTPWQKTLVARHPERPHFKHYVAGLIEDFTPLGGDRAFADDAAIIGGLGRFRGRRVLVIGHEKGDDTASRLKHNFGMGKPEGYRKAIRLMRLADKFGLPIITLVDTSGAFPGVQAEERGQAEAIARSTEQCLSVGVPVIASILGEGGSGGAVALAAGNSVLMMEHAVYSVISPEGCASILWRTAEKAADAAEAMKVTAQHLKELRVVDTVVPEPLGGAHRDSAAAIAALGDAIAVALAQYEGMPREGLRQARRAKFLAMGRA from the coding sequence ATGGCAACGTTTCTGGACTTTGAAAAGCCGATTGCCGAGCTGCAGAGCCGGATCAACGAGTTGCGCGAAACCGCCGCCGGAGGCGAAGTCGACATCGCGGCCGAGATCGCACGGCTGCAGGCGAAATCGGACAAGTTTCTGAAGGACGCCTATTCCAAGCTGACGCCCTGGCAGAAGACGCTGGTGGCGCGGCATCCCGAGCGGCCGCACTTCAAACACTATGTCGCGGGGCTGATCGAGGATTTCACGCCGCTGGGCGGCGACCGCGCCTTCGCCGACGATGCCGCGATCATCGGCGGCCTCGGGCGATTTCGGGGGCGTCGGGTGCTTGTGATCGGCCATGAGAAGGGCGACGATACCGCGAGCCGGCTCAAGCACAATTTCGGGATGGGCAAGCCCGAAGGCTATCGCAAGGCGATCCGGCTGATGCGGCTGGCCGACAAGTTCGGGCTGCCGATCATCACGCTGGTCGATACGTCGGGCGCGTTTCCAGGCGTGCAGGCCGAAGAGCGCGGTCAGGCGGAGGCGATCGCACGCTCGACCGAGCAGTGCCTTAGCGTCGGCGTTCCGGTGATCGCGTCGATCTTGGGTGAAGGCGGATCAGGCGGTGCCGTGGCGCTGGCTGCGGGCAACAGCGTGCTGATGATGGAGCATGCGGTCTATTCGGTGATTTCCCCCGAAGGCTGCGCCTCGATCCTTTGGCGCACCGCGGAAAAGGCCGCCGATGCGGCCGAGGCAATGAAAGTGACCGCACAGCATCTGAAAGAGCTGCGCGTCGTCGACACCGTCGTGCCGGAGCCGCTGGGCGGCGCGCATCGCGACTCTGCGGCCGCGATCGCGGCGCTTGGCGATGCGATCGCGGTTGCGCTGGCACAGTATGAAGGAATGCCGCGCGAGGGGCTGCGCCAGGCGCGCCGGGCGAAGTTCCTGGCGATGGGTCGCGCCTGA
- a CDS encoding Flp family type IVb pilin, translated as MRPLLNFAKELIHSPKAATAVEYGFILALIVVAIIASIVELGGVTSGMWNNVSAKVQTAG; from the coding sequence ATGCGGCCGCTGCTGAACTTCGCGAAGGAGCTGATCCACAGCCCCAAGGCGGCGACAGCAGTGGAATATGGATTCATCCTCGCCCTCATCGTCGTAGCGATCATTGCCAGCATCGTCGAACTGGGCGGCGTGACTTCCGGCATGTGGAACAATGTGAGCGCAAAGGTCCAGACTGCCGGCTGA
- the aroB gene encoding 3-dehydroquinate synthase, translated as MTVVPVALGARSYEVRIEAGLLARAGATLAPLANGRLMPVVTDTNLAPHLATLQASLTAAGIASEAIVLPPGEGSKSWQTLEELTDRLLALGIERSDHVIALGGGVIGDLVGFASAILKRGCNFVQIPTTLLAQVDSSVGGKTAINTRSGKNLIGAFHQPGVVLIDPQVLDTLPARELRAGYAEVVKYGLIDDPDFFGWCDANAPALLAGDPAARQYAIAHSVAAKARIVAEDERETSGRRALLNLGHTFGHALEAETGFSSKLLHGEAVAAGMALAFGFSAAQGICAREDAERVSHHLQNIGLPDGLNGAEVRADGDTLVAHMRHDKKMEGGTLPFLLARGIGETYLDRSVSLSEVAAFLNAERAAA; from the coding sequence ATGACCGTCGTTCCCGTCGCGCTCGGCGCACGCAGCTATGAAGTGCGGATCGAGGCGGGCTTGCTCGCCCGCGCGGGCGCTACGCTCGCACCGTTGGCGAACGGCCGCCTAATGCCGGTAGTGACCGACACGAATCTCGCGCCTCACCTCGCGACCCTCCAGGCGAGCCTCACCGCCGCAGGCATTGCGAGCGAGGCAATCGTGCTCCCGCCTGGAGAAGGCTCGAAAAGCTGGCAGACTCTGGAGGAGCTGACCGACCGGCTGCTCGCGCTCGGCATCGAGCGGAGCGATCATGTGATCGCGCTGGGAGGTGGGGTGATCGGCGATCTCGTCGGCTTCGCGAGCGCAATCCTGAAGCGCGGCTGCAATTTCGTGCAGATCCCCACTACACTGCTGGCCCAGGTCGATAGCTCGGTGGGCGGCAAGACTGCGATCAACACGCGCTCCGGCAAGAATCTCATCGGCGCCTTCCACCAGCCCGGGGTCGTGCTGATCGACCCGCAGGTGCTCGACACGTTGCCCGCCCGCGAACTGCGCGCCGGCTATGCCGAAGTCGTCAAATATGGGCTGATCGACGATCCGGACTTTTTCGGCTGGTGCGACGCGAACGCCCCGGCGCTGCTCGCCGGAGATCCAGCAGCGCGTCAATATGCCATCGCCCATTCCGTCGCCGCCAAGGCGCGCATCGTCGCCGAGGACGAGCGCGAGACCAGTGGCCGTCGCGCCCTGCTCAATCTCGGCCACACCTTCGGCCACGCGCTGGAAGCAGAAACTGGTTTTTCCAGCAAACTACTGCACGGCGAGGCAGTGGCGGCGGGGATGGCACTGGCCTTCGGCTTCTCGGCAGCGCAAGGGATCTGTGCGCGTGAAGATGCCGAGCGCGTATCGCACCATCTTCAGAATATCGGTTTACCGGATGGACTGAACGGCGCCGAGGTTCGCGCCGACGGCGACACACTCGTCGCGCACATGCGCCACGACAAGAAGATGGAGGGCGGCACCCTCCCCTTCCTGCTCGCACGCGGCATCGGCGAAACCTACCTTGATCGCAGCGTCTCGCTCAGCGAGGTGGCCGCATTTCTGAACGCGGAACGCGCGGCGGCCTGA
- a CDS encoding UDP-glucuronic acid decarboxylase family protein gives MMRNGKESLVLVAGGAGFIGSHLCQALVDRGHSVVCLDNLQTARPSNLRALERLPGFEFIEHDVVQPLPASVRERTDRFTQIYNLACAASPPQYQADPEHTMLTNVVGTDHLLKLAEAAGARFLLTSTSEVYGDPEMHPQRESYRGFVSCTGPRACYDEGKRAAETLTFDYARMGRAEVRVARIFNTYGPHMHPDDGRVVSNLICQALSGREITIYGDGSQTRSFCYVSDLVDGLLRLMDSESDGMEPVNLGNPNELTVNELLGHILKLTGSDAPVVHKPLPKDDPRRRRPDIGRAKARLGWEPRVPLAEGLEKTVAWFAEELDAPVRTGRGRRQWTDMPAVAASAV, from the coding sequence ATGATGCGTAATGGAAAGGAATCGCTGGTCCTGGTCGCAGGTGGCGCCGGGTTCATCGGCTCGCATCTCTGCCAGGCGCTGGTCGATCGAGGCCATTCCGTCGTCTGCCTCGACAATCTGCAGACCGCGCGCCCCTCGAACTTGCGCGCGCTGGAGCGGCTGCCCGGTTTCGAGTTCATCGAGCACGACGTGGTGCAGCCCCTGCCCGCCTCCGTTCGCGAGCGCACCGATCGCTTCACCCAAATCTACAATCTCGCCTGCGCCGCCTCGCCGCCGCAGTATCAGGCGGACCCGGAGCACACGATGCTGACCAATGTGGTCGGCACCGATCATCTGCTGAAGCTGGCGGAAGCCGCGGGCGCCCGCTTCCTGCTCACGTCGACCAGCGAAGTCTATGGCGATCCCGAGATGCACCCGCAGCGCGAAAGCTATCGCGGCTTCGTCAGCTGCACCGGCCCGCGCGCCTGCTACGATGAAGGCAAGCGCGCGGCGGAGACGCTGACCTTCGACTATGCCCGCATGGGCCGCGCCGAAGTGCGCGTCGCGCGTATCTTCAACACCTATGGCCCGCACATGCACCCGGATGACGGGCGCGTCGTTTCCAACCTCATCTGTCAGGCGCTCTCCGGCCGCGAGATCACCATCTATGGCGATGGCAGCCAGACGCGCAGCTTCTGCTACGTCTCCGATCTCGTCGACGGGCTGCTGCGCCTAATGGACAGCGAATCTGACGGGATGGAGCCGGTCAACCTCGGCAATCCCAACGAGCTGACGGTGAACGAACTGCTCGGCCACATCCTGAAGCTCACCGGGTCCGACGCCCCCGTCGTGCACAAGCCGCTGCCGAAGGACGATCCGCGGCGGCGCCGTCCCGACATCGGCCGGGCAAAAGCGAGGCTGGGCTGGGAGCCGCGGGTGCCCCTCGCCGAAGGGCTGGAAAAGACCGTCGCCTGGTTCGCCGAGGAACTCGACGCTCCGGTTCGGACCGGGCGCGGCCGGCGCCAATGGACCGACATGCCGGCAGTCGCGGCGAGCGCCGTCTGA
- a CDS encoding carbon-nitrogen hydrolase family protein, producing the protein MRAALLQMTSGIDPAANGRTITQAIADAAGEGAAMLFAPEMCGLLDRDRKRAAEVVAREEDDRVLAAVREAAAKHGLWVHLGSLALLRDDGKLANRSLVIDGSGAIRARYDKMHLFDVDLPTGESWRESATYAGGERAVTVETPLGRLGLAICYDLRFPDLFRALSDAGATLFALPAAFTRPTGQAHWHVLLRARAIEAGAFVVAAAQTGEHADGRATYGHSLVVDPWGELLLDMGEAPGLGYAEIDPARVEAARSRIPVLSHRRPIPGVEAL; encoded by the coding sequence ATGCGCGCTGCGCTGCTCCAGATGACGAGCGGGATCGATCCCGCCGCGAATGGCCGCACGATCACTCAGGCGATTGCCGATGCGGCGGGCGAGGGCGCGGCGATGCTGTTTGCGCCGGAGATGTGCGGATTGCTCGATCGGGACCGCAAGCGCGCCGCGGAGGTAGTGGCGCGCGAGGAGGATGATCGCGTCCTGGCCGCGGTGCGCGAAGCGGCGGCGAAGCACGGGCTTTGGGTGCACCTCGGTTCGCTCGCGCTGCTGCGCGACGACGGCAAGCTCGCCAACCGGAGCCTTGTGATCGACGGCTCGGGCGCGATCCGGGCGCGCTACGACAAGATGCATCTGTTCGACGTCGACTTGCCGACCGGAGAGAGCTGGCGCGAATCGGCGACCTATGCCGGTGGCGAGCGCGCGGTGACGGTGGAGACGCCGCTCGGCCGCCTTGGCCTTGCGATTTGCTACGATCTCCGCTTCCCGGACCTGTTCCGTGCGCTGAGCGATGCGGGCGCGACACTGTTCGCGCTGCCGGCCGCCTTCACTCGGCCAACCGGGCAGGCGCACTGGCATGTGCTGCTGCGCGCGCGAGCGATTGAGGCGGGCGCGTTCGTGGTCGCCGCGGCGCAAACCGGCGAGCATGCGGACGGGCGCGCTACATATGGCCATTCGCTGGTGGTCGACCCCTGGGGCGAACTGCTGCTCGACATGGGCGAGGCGCCAGGCCTTGGCTATGCCGAGATCGATCCCGCGCGTGTCGAGGCTGCGCGCAGCCGTATCCCCGTGCTCAGCCATCGCCGGCCGATTCCGGGGGTGGAGGCGTTGTGA